Proteins from a single region of Antechinus flavipes isolate AdamAnt ecotype Samford, QLD, Australia chromosome 2, AdamAnt_v2, whole genome shotgun sequence:
- the PLEK gene encoding pleckstrin — MEPKKIREGYLVKKGSVFNSWKPMWVVLLEDAIEFYKKKSDNSPKGMIPLKGSTLTSPCQDFGKRMFVFKLATTKQQDHFFQAAYLEERDVWVRDIKKAIKCIEGGQKFARKSTRRSIRLPETIDLSALYLSMKDADKGIKELKIEKDKKVFNHCFTGNCVIDWLLSKKSVRNRQEGLMIASSLLNEGFLQPAGDLSKNAVDGTAETSFLDNPDAFYYFADSGFFCEDNSSDDDVILKEEFRGIIIKQGCLLKQGHRRKNWKVRKFILREDPAYLHYYDPAGGEDPLGAIHLRGCVVTAVESTPEAKKSGDENLFEIITSSEVHYFLQAASPQERTEWIKAIQVVSRTGK, encoded by the exons GGCAGCGTGTTCAATAGCTGGAAACCCATGTGGGTTGTGTTGCTGGAAGATGCTATtgaattttacaagaaaaaaagtgataatagtCCCAAGGGAATGATCCCTCTGAAAGGAAGTACTCTTACCAGCCCCTGCCAAGACTTTGGTAAAAGAATG TTCGTGTTTAAACTTGCCACAACCAAGCAGCAAGACCACTTTTTCCAGGCTGCCTACCTGGAGGAGAGAGATGTCTGGGTGCGAGACATTAAGAAGGCTATTAAGTGCATTGAAGGAGGCCAGAAATTTGCTAGAAAATCCACCAGGAGGTCCATTCGACTACCAGAAACTATTGACTTAAG TGCCCTATATTTATCCATGAAGGATGCTGACAAAGGAATAAAAgaactgaagattgagaaggacAAGAAGGTGTTCAACCACTGTTTTACAG GTAACTGTGTGATTGACTGGCTTTTATCTAAAAAATCTGTTCGGAATCGTCAGGAAGGTCTCATGATTGCATCTTCACTACTGAATGAAGGTTTCTTACAGCCTGCTGGGGACTTGTCTAAGAATGCAGTTGATGGAACTGCTGAAACATCCTTCCTTGATAACCCTGATGCTTTCTACTACTTT GCAGACAGTGGATTTTTCTGTGAAGACAATTCCAGTGATGATGATGtgattttaaaggaagaattcaGAGGAATAATCATTAAGCAAGGGTGCCTATTGAAGCAG GGGCATCGGAggaagaactggaaagtgaggaAATTTATTCTGAGGGAGGACCCTGCATATTTGCATTATTATGATCCTGCAGGG gGAGAAGATCCATTGGGGGCAATTCACTTGAGAGGTTGTGTGGTCACTGCAGTGGAGAGCACCCCTGAGG CAAAGAAGAGTGGTGATGAAAACCTTTTTGAGATCATTACTTCCTCTgaagttcattatttcttacaagcTGCCTCCCCTCAGGAACGCACTGAGTGGATCAAAGCCATTCAGGTGGTCTCTCGGACCGGGAAgtga